The Cottoperca gobio chromosome 6, fCotGob3.1, whole genome shotgun sequence genome has a segment encoding these proteins:
- the pamr1b gene encoding inactive serine protease PAMR1 → MLSAGRGLQLGQTHGGARTTPWTSTFISWKESWFLLISFFIFVPQGTAWPHEYRYLYNHCPGPEWNVMCRSCCEYDVIRCKCPLQGTPVGYAVPCCRNAINECDPCIIHPGCSIFENCKRCNNGTWGPRDDFFLTGKYCAECRPGWSGGDCMKCGGLIRKRQGHLVLESYPNNARCEWTIQVDRPFTIELRFMMLSLEFHHSCRYDYVEVRDGDSINSRVIARFCGTNRPVPVHSSGNSLHILFVSDGYKNFDGFFATFQESSACSSSPCLHDGTCILDSSYTYHCACLSGYTGKRCENVVGCHRPPVPTHGSTEGLFHHSGARITFRCDPGFELRGFRTAICLRDGTWSAHAPECVHVERVCSLPPKPPHGDHFLVYGPNDVLIALQYLCYQPHELSGSSQRACLPNNTWSGTSPICTQVNNTLTEAEKDKDKAKETGKGQETDSDKDISKTKEKGQENTTGEIESVGGRDINTGHENATAVDREDKYTGTVPEKTVSEGRNEGELEERSTGGSKDKVDSEGPDNSLNTVEKKEPEVGKPQEKKESSPETNLELEKTDITEIIGIKDKGQEEKAKKEEQVNGKRDQDKVGPNDTKMRTVIAEGENTVEVIELEMAKNNTVLRDTKDTKKDNNTLVSPEKDSAEKTKEELEREENEKEKEKEKEVNQSFAEKSCPPLPRLYHGYYQLVPGMETETMEFFCNHSYALSGNARRTCQPDGTWSGTHPLCVRACREPKVSELVRQKVLPPQTTSRKTPVHKLYSSGLSRLRQSDGPTKGPPVLSQLPPGFQHLYSHIEYECASPFYHHSGSSRRTCLKTGKWSGRHVSCSPVCGKHPTFDPERPAEAHWPWLAAIYRRSTNGAETKVTKADSQAGSLKGNVGAGTGSHSQASDWQLVCSGALVNQKRVVVAAHCVTELGKVYPLDATKIKVVVGKQYRDDRRESKGLQHLRVASIAVHPNYDPNILDSDMAVVKLLDKARIGETVLPLCLLDSQGEEATTEQGLVTGWSPLPDSSLGPEEKARVGLVHLADVVPCEQQYAHNGLPVGVTDNMLCASQKPDYEPSNICPSDMGGILVLPALSENQASNKQKPFLSTQVQGESKGLWRLLGLVSFGYDQGECDPDLYTVYTHVANFKDWIESNMK, encoded by the exons AATACAGGTATTTGTACAACCACTGCCCCGGCCCAGAGTGGAACGTTATGTGCAGAAGCTGCTGCGAGTATGATGTGATCCGCTGTAAATGCCCCCTACAGGGGACTCCGGTGGGCTATGCGGTGCCGTGCTGCCGCAACGCCATCAATGAGTGTGACCCTTGCATCATCCACCCAG GTTGCAGTATATTTGAGAACTGTAAGCGCTGTAACAATGGGACATGGGGCCCTAGGGATGACTTCTTCCTTACTGGCAAATACTGCGCTGAGTGTCGGCCTGGCTGGTCTGGTGGAGATTGCATGA AGTGTGGGGGGTTGATCCGTAAACGGCAGGGCCACTTGGTGCTCGAGAGCTACCCCAACAATGCTCGGTGTGAGTGGACCATCCAGGTGGACCGTCCCTTTACTATAGAGCTCAG GTTCATGATGCTGAGTCTGGAGTTTCACCATTCTTGTCGTTATGACTACGTTGAGGTTCGCGACGGTGACAGCATCAACTCGCGTGTCATCGCTCGATTCTGTGGGACCAACAGACCTGTCCCGGTTCACAGCTCTGGCAACAGTCTGCACATACTCTTTGTGTCGGACGGTTACAAGAATTTTGATGGATTCTTCGCAACTTTCCAGGAGAGCTCAG CTTGCAGCTCTTCACCTTGCCTGCATGATGGGACTTGTATCCTGGACAGTTCGTACACTTACCactgtgcctgtctgtctggctaCACAGGCAAGAGGTGTGAAAATG TGGTAGGCTGCCACAGGCCTCCAGTTCCCACCCATGGATCCACAGAGGGTTTGTTTCATCACTCGGGGGCACGCATCACTTTCCGTTGTGACCCTGGCTTTGAGCTGCGGGGGTTTCGCACTGCCATCTGCCTGAGAGATGGCACCTGGAGTGCGCATGCCCCAGAGTGTG TGCACGTGGAAAGAGTCTGTTCTTTACCTCCCAAGCCCCCCCACGGGGACCACTTCTTGGTTTATGGACCCAATGATGTCCTCATTGCTCTACAGTACCTGTGCTACCAGCCCCATGAACTCAGTGGGAGCTCCCAGAGAGCCTGCCTCCCCAACAACACCTGGAGTGGGACTTCTCCTATTTGCACCCAAG TTAATAACACTCTCACTGAAGCGGAAAAGGACAAGGACAAGGCAAAAGAGACAGGAAAAGGACAAGAAACAGATAGTGACAAAGATATCAGCAAAACTAAAGAGAAAGGTCAAGAGAACACAACTGGGGAAATAGAAAGTGTTGGAGGGAGAGATATAAACACTGGGCACGAGAATGCAACAGCAGTCGACAGAGAAGATAAATACACTGGTACCGTTCCAGAGAAAACTGTGtctgagggtaggaatgaaggAGAGCTGGAGGAAAGAAGTACTGGAGGCAGCAAAGATAAAGTAGATAGTGAAGGCCCAGACAACAGTCTGAATACAGTTGAAAAGAAAGAACCTGAGGTAGGAAAGCcacaggagaaaaaagaaagcagcCCAGAAACAAACTTGGAGTTAGAAAAGACAGACATAACAGAGATAATTGGGATAAAAGACAAAGGGCAAgaagaaaaggcaaaaaaagagGAGCAGGTGAATGGAAAAAGAGATCAGGACAAAGTCGGCCCTAATGATACGAAGATGAGGACGGTCATAGCTGAGGGTGAAAACACAGTGGAGGTAATTGAACTGGAAATGGCAAAGAACAACACAGTTCTAAGAGATACAAAGGACACAAAGAAAGACAATAATACCCTAGTGTCTCCAGAGAAAGATTCTgctgagaaaacaaaagaggagttagagagggaagagaacgaaaaagaaaaggagaaagagaaagaagtcaACCAAAGCTTCGCCG AGAAAAGCTGCCCTCCTCTCCCTCGCCTCTACCACGGCTACTACCAGCTGGTGCCCGGGATGGAGACTGAAACAATGGAGTTCTTCTGTAACCACTCCTATGCTCTCAGTGGTAATGCCCGACGTACCTGCCAGCCAGATGGGACCTGGAGCGGCACACACCCTCTCTGTGTCAGAG caTGTCGGGAGCCCAAAGTGTCAGAGCTGGTTAGACAAAAGGTTCTGCCACCTCAGACAACATCCAG AAAGACACCCGTGCACAAGCTCTACTCTTCTGGGCTGAGCAGACTGCGGCAGTCTGACGGCCCCACTAAAGGCCCTCCCGTGCTCTCCCAGTTGCCCCCGGGCTTTCAACACCTTTACTCACATATAGAGTACGAGTGTGCCTCTCCCTTCTACCACCACTCTGGCAGTTCTCGCCGCACTTGCTTAAAGACTGGGAAGTGGAGCGGGCGTCATGTGTCATGTTCGCCAG TGTGTGGGAAGCATCCCACCTTTGACCCAGAGAGGCCGGCAGAGGCTCACTGGCCTTGGCTGGCAGCCATCTACCGCCGCTCCACCAACGGAGCTGAGACCAAGGTGACCAAGGCAGACAGCCAGGCAGGGTCCCTGAAGGGGAACGTTGGAGCAGGAACTGGCAGCCACAGTCAGGCTTCTGACTGGCAGCTGGTGTGCAGTGGGGCTCTGGTGAACCAAAAGAGGGTGGTGGTTGCAGCCCACTGTGTGACAGAGCTGGGGAAGGTGTATCCTCTGGATGCTACCAAGATCAAGGTGGTGGTAGGGAAGCAGTACCGTGACGACCGCAGGGAAAGTAAAGGTCTTCAACACCTGAGG GTGGCCTCTATAGCTGTTCATCCAAACTACGACCCCAATATTCTCGACTCTGACATGGCTGTGGTCAAGTTACTGGACAAAGCAAGGATCGGGGAGACGGTCCTTCCCCTCTGCCTCTTAGACAGCCAAGGAGAAGAGGCGACCACTGAGCAAGGGCTTGTGACAGGCTGGTCTCCACTGCCTGATTCAAGTTTAGGTCCTGAAGAGAAGGCAAGGGTTGGGCTCGTTCACCTTGCCGACGTAGTCCCCTGTGAGCAGCAGTATGCTCATAACGGCCTGCCAGTCGGCGTCACAGACAATATGCTCTGTGCCAGCCAGAAGCCTGACTATGAACCCTCTAACATATGTCCCTCTGACATGGGGGGAATCCTTGTCCTCCCCGCCCTCTCCGAGAATCAAGCCAGCAACAAGCAGAAGCCCTTTCTCAGCACACAGGTTCAGGGGGAGAGCAAAGGGCTGTGGAGACTCCTGGGACTAGTGAGCTTCGGCTATGACCAAGGGGAGTGTGATCCTGACCTCTACACGGTCTACACACATGTAGCCAACTTCAAAGACTGGATAGAGAGCAATATGAAATGA